From a single Poecilia reticulata strain Guanapo linkage group LG2, Guppy_female_1.0+MT, whole genome shotgun sequence genomic region:
- the LOC103461690 gene encoding WD repeat, SAM and U-box domain-containing protein 1-like isoform X1 yields MVSLIHTIRDHTDEISCCAFSPSALVTGSADKTLRVYSTADFKEFPFSPLTGHGYGVHRCCFSSCGSYLLSCSTDGSIIVWSSETGELLSAVQHPGRSPLRVCALSPDSCLLLAGACDGTVALWDFSSKTLRRCAAASEASIVACSFSPCSQVFVTGCTQGDLKLWDDHISLLLAQKDAHDLGVTCCSFASHFKIEDSCVELRLASCGQDSLLKIWIVSQREGAAWTMMLLHILTGQTAPVLSCAFSADGELVVSGYVTAVALSPAFGLMATGSMDRSVNVWKIGDGYEETGKYCCTAESQQAPCQGRKLPGHSRLLLADWTEEDVQSWLCEEGLDELVMIFKTNNIDGSEVNHMSRETVTELGIESVGLRGRLLRKIEALKAEQSGSEAPDEFLCPITRELMKDPVIAADGYSYERESIESWIRGKNKTSPMTNLPLQTTLLTPNRSLKMAITRWKSSQ; encoded by the exons ATGGTCTCTTTAATTCATACAATTCGAGATCATACCGACGAGATTAGCTGCTGTGCCTTCTCTCCGTCTGCTCTGGTGACCGGATCAGCTGATAAAACTCTCCGGGTGTATAGCACGGCGGACTTTAAAGAGTTTCCCTTCTCTCCTCTGACGGGTCACGGCTACGGGGTTCACCGCTGTTGCTTCAGCTCCTGCGGCAGCTATCTGCTAAGCTGCTCCACGGACGGCTCCATCATAGTTTGGAGCTCGGAGACAGGTGAACTACTCTCGGCAGTGCAGCACCCGGGCCGCAGTCCGCTCCGAGTCTGCGCGTTGTCGCCGGACTCCTGCCTCCTGCTGGCGGGTGCCTGTGATGGCACCGTGGCCCTCTGGGACTTCTCTTCCAAGACACTACGCAG ATGTGCTGCAGCAAGTGAAGCCAGCATTGTGGCCTGCAGTTTCTCCCCCTGCAGTCAGGTTTTTGTGACCGGCTGTACCCAAGGAGACCTCAAACTCTGGGATGATCACATCAGCCTTCTGCTTGCTCAGAAAGACGCCCACGATTTGGGCGTCACCTGCTGCAGCTTCGCATCTCACTTCAAAATTG AAGACTCCTGTGTGGAGCTTCGACTGGCCTCCTGTGGACAGGACAGTCTTCTGAAAATATGGATTGTTTCTCAGCGTGAGGGAGCAG CGTGGACCATGATGCTTCTGCACATTCTCACTGGTCAAACTGCTCCCGTTCTGTCCTGCGCTTTCTCTGCTGACGGAGAGCTGGTGGTCTCTGG ATATGTGACAGCGGTCGCTCTGTCTCCTGCCTTTGGCCTGATGGCAACCGGCTCAATGGACAGATCAGTAAATGTGTGGAAGATTGGAGATGGATATGAAGAAACTGGTAAATACTGTTGCA cggCTGAATCACAGCAGGCGCCATGTCAAG gaaGGAAACTGCCAGGTCACTCCAGGCTGCTGCTTGCTGATTGGACAGAGGAGGATGTGCAAAGCTGGCTGTGCGAAGAAGGACTGGATGAACTCGTcatgatttttaaaaccaacaatATTGACGGGTCAGAGGTGAACCACATGAGCAGGGAGACTGTGACTGAGCTGGGAATAG AGTCTGTAGGTCTTCGTGGACGTCTCCTGAGGAAAATCGAGGCCCTGAAGGCGGAGCAGAGCGGCTCAGAAGCTCCGGATGAGTTTCTGTGTCCAATCACCAGAGAGCTGATGAAGGATCCAGTCATAGCTGCAG ATGGGTACTCCTACGAACGAGAATCCATCGAGAGCTGGATCCGAGGCAAGAACAAAACAAGCCCAATGACCAACCTGCCCCTGCAGACGACTCTGCTGACCCCCAACAG
- the LOC103461690 gene encoding WD repeat, SAM and U-box domain-containing protein 1-like isoform X3, with translation MVSLIHTIRDHTDEISCCAFSPSALVTGSADKTLRVYSTADFKEFPFSPLTGHGYGVHRCCFSSCGSYLLSCSTDGSIIVWSSETGELLSAVQHPGRSPLRVCALSPDSCLLLAGACDGTVALWDFSSKTLRRCAAASEASIVACSFSPCSQVFVTGCTQGDLKLWDDHISLLLAQKDAHDLGVTCCSFASHFKIEDSCVELRLASCGQDSLLKIWIVSQREGAAWTMMLLHILTGQTAPVLSCAFSADGELVVSGSVDKSVTVYDANLGTLLHILKQHDRYVTAVALSPAFGLMATGSMDRSVNVWKIGDGYEETAAESQQAPCQGRKLPGHSRLLLADWTEEDVQSWLCEEGLDELVMIFKTNNIDGSEVNHMSRETVTELGIESVGLRGRLLRKIEALKAEQSGSEAPDEFLCPITRELMKDPVIAADGYSYERESIESWIRGKNKTSPMTNLPLQTTLLTPNRSLKMAITRWKSSQ, from the exons ATGGTCTCTTTAATTCATACAATTCGAGATCATACCGACGAGATTAGCTGCTGTGCCTTCTCTCCGTCTGCTCTGGTGACCGGATCAGCTGATAAAACTCTCCGGGTGTATAGCACGGCGGACTTTAAAGAGTTTCCCTTCTCTCCTCTGACGGGTCACGGCTACGGGGTTCACCGCTGTTGCTTCAGCTCCTGCGGCAGCTATCTGCTAAGCTGCTCCACGGACGGCTCCATCATAGTTTGGAGCTCGGAGACAGGTGAACTACTCTCGGCAGTGCAGCACCCGGGCCGCAGTCCGCTCCGAGTCTGCGCGTTGTCGCCGGACTCCTGCCTCCTGCTGGCGGGTGCCTGTGATGGCACCGTGGCCCTCTGGGACTTCTCTTCCAAGACACTACGCAG ATGTGCTGCAGCAAGTGAAGCCAGCATTGTGGCCTGCAGTTTCTCCCCCTGCAGTCAGGTTTTTGTGACCGGCTGTACCCAAGGAGACCTCAAACTCTGGGATGATCACATCAGCCTTCTGCTTGCTCAGAAAGACGCCCACGATTTGGGCGTCACCTGCTGCAGCTTCGCATCTCACTTCAAAATTG AAGACTCCTGTGTGGAGCTTCGACTGGCCTCCTGTGGACAGGACAGTCTTCTGAAAATATGGATTGTTTCTCAGCGTGAGGGAGCAG CGTGGACCATGATGCTTCTGCACATTCTCACTGGTCAAACTGCTCCCGTTCTGTCCTGCGCTTTCTCTGCTGACGGAGAGCTGGTGGTCTCTGG GTCGGTGGATAAAAGTGTGACGGTATACGATGCC AACCTGGGAACCCTGCTCCACATTTTGAAGCAACATGAYAG ATATGTGACAGCGGTCGCTCTGTCTCCTGCCTTTGGCCTGATGGCAACCGGCTCAATGGACAGATCAGTAAATGTGTGGAAGATTGGAGATGGATATGAAGAAACTG cggCTGAATCACAGCAGGCGCCATGTCAAG gaaGGAAACTGCCAGGTCACTCCAGGCTGCTGCTTGCTGATTGGACAGAGGAGGATGTGCAAAGCTGGCTGTGCGAAGAAGGACTGGATGAACTCGTcatgatttttaaaaccaacaatATTGACGGGTCAGAGGTGAACCACATGAGCAGGGAGACTGTGACTGAGCTGGGAATAG AGTCTGTAGGTCTTCGTGGACGTCTCCTGAGGAAAATCGAGGCCCTGAAGGCGGAGCAGAGCGGCTCAGAAGCTCCGGATGAGTTTCTGTGTCCAATCACCAGAGAGCTGATGAAGGATCCAGTCATAGCTGCAG ATGGGTACTCCTACGAACGAGAATCCATCGAGAGCTGGATCCGAGGCAAGAACAAAACAAGCCCAATGACCAACCTGCCCCTGCAGACGACTCTGCTGACCCCCAACAG
- the LOC103461690 gene encoding WD repeat, SAM and U-box domain-containing protein 1-like isoform X2, producing the protein MVSLIHTIRDHTDEISCCAFSPSALVTGSADKTLRVYSTADFKEFPFSPLTGHGYGVHRCCFSSCGSYLLSCSTDGSIIVWSSETGELLSAVQHPGRSPLRVCALSPDSCLLLAGACDGTVALWDFSSKTLRRCAAASEASIVACSFSPCSQVFVTGCTQGDLKLWDDHISLLLAQKDAHDLGVTCCSFASHFKIEDSCVELRLASCGQDSLLKIWIVSQREGAAWTMMLLHILTGQTAPVLSCAFSADGELVVSGYVTAVALSPAFGLMATGSMDRSVNVWKIGDGYEETAAESQQAPCQGRKLPGHSRLLLADWTEEDVQSWLCEEGLDELVMIFKTNNIDGSEVNHMSRETVTELGIESVGLRGRLLRKIEALKAEQSGSEAPDEFLCPITRELMKDPVIAADGYSYERESIESWIRGKNKTSPMTNLPLQTTLLTPNRSLKMAITRWKSSQ; encoded by the exons ATGGTCTCTTTAATTCATACAATTCGAGATCATACCGACGAGATTAGCTGCTGTGCCTTCTCTCCGTCTGCTCTGGTGACCGGATCAGCTGATAAAACTCTCCGGGTGTATAGCACGGCGGACTTTAAAGAGTTTCCCTTCTCTCCTCTGACGGGTCACGGCTACGGGGTTCACCGCTGTTGCTTCAGCTCCTGCGGCAGCTATCTGCTAAGCTGCTCCACGGACGGCTCCATCATAGTTTGGAGCTCGGAGACAGGTGAACTACTCTCGGCAGTGCAGCACCCGGGCCGCAGTCCGCTCCGAGTCTGCGCGTTGTCGCCGGACTCCTGCCTCCTGCTGGCGGGTGCCTGTGATGGCACCGTGGCCCTCTGGGACTTCTCTTCCAAGACACTACGCAG ATGTGCTGCAGCAAGTGAAGCCAGCATTGTGGCCTGCAGTTTCTCCCCCTGCAGTCAGGTTTTTGTGACCGGCTGTACCCAAGGAGACCTCAAACTCTGGGATGATCACATCAGCCTTCTGCTTGCTCAGAAAGACGCCCACGATTTGGGCGTCACCTGCTGCAGCTTCGCATCTCACTTCAAAATTG AAGACTCCTGTGTGGAGCTTCGACTGGCCTCCTGTGGACAGGACAGTCTTCTGAAAATATGGATTGTTTCTCAGCGTGAGGGAGCAG CGTGGACCATGATGCTTCTGCACATTCTCACTGGTCAAACTGCTCCCGTTCTGTCCTGCGCTTTCTCTGCTGACGGAGAGCTGGTGGTCTCTGG ATATGTGACAGCGGTCGCTCTGTCTCCTGCCTTTGGCCTGATGGCAACCGGCTCAATGGACAGATCAGTAAATGTGTGGAAGATTGGAGATGGATATGAAGAAACTG cggCTGAATCACAGCAGGCGCCATGTCAAG gaaGGAAACTGCCAGGTCACTCCAGGCTGCTGCTTGCTGATTGGACAGAGGAGGATGTGCAAAGCTGGCTGTGCGAAGAAGGACTGGATGAACTCGTcatgatttttaaaaccaacaatATTGACGGGTCAGAGGTGAACCACATGAGCAGGGAGACTGTGACTGAGCTGGGAATAG AGTCTGTAGGTCTTCGTGGACGTCTCCTGAGGAAAATCGAGGCCCTGAAGGCGGAGCAGAGCGGCTCAGAAGCTCCGGATGAGTTTCTGTGTCCAATCACCAGAGAGCTGATGAAGGATCCAGTCATAGCTGCAG ATGGGTACTCCTACGAACGAGAATCCATCGAGAGCTGGATCCGAGGCAAGAACAAAACAAGCCCAATGACCAACCTGCCCCTGCAGACGACTCTGCTGACCCCCAACAG